The Spirochaetota bacterium genome has a segment encoding these proteins:
- a CDS encoding DUF1957 domain-containing protein: protein MAKGYWMLVLHAHLPFVRHPEYTDSMEERWLFEAMSETYIPLLQVYEKLLNDGVDFRITMSITPPLANMLGDPLLQDRYEKHIQKLVELAEREVHRTRWLPEFHETAKMYLNHFRDCLNVFYKYNRNLLNGFKMFQDIGKLEIITCSATHGYAPLMEIYPNAVRAQYLVAKRDYERVFGKSPRGIWNAECAYYPGLEEILKEAGIRFFFVDTHGVLYADKRPKYGVFAPMYTRNGIAFFGRDVETSKSVWSAKEGYPGDAWYREFYRDLGYDADYDYIRPYIHESGIRLMTGIKYYRITGADVPLDKKEPYDYGKAMERVWEHAGNFIFNRQKQIEYLSGMMDREPLVVSMYDAELFGHWWFEGPQFIYAVAKKCWESRNWDTTVEMITPVEYLQRYPKNQVATPPMCSWGYKGYNEFWLSGPNDWIYRHLHKADEKMIELANKFRNTNDKLIERALNQMARELLLAQSSDWAFIMRTGTTVEYAVKRTKDHINRLFRIYDMVQSGHIDVEWLRYIEYLDNIFPEIDFRYYADK, encoded by the coding sequence ATGGCAAAGGGATATTGGATGCTGGTCTTACATGCTCATTTACCTTTCGTTAGACACCCAGAATACACAGACTCGATGGAAGAGAGGTGGTTATTTGAAGCGATGTCGGAGACTTATATTCCTTTACTACAGGTTTACGAGAAGTTACTAAACGATGGTGTTGATTTTAGGATAACGATGTCTATAACACCACCACTAGCAAATATGCTTGGAGATCCACTACTCCAAGATAGGTATGAAAAACATATTCAGAAATTGGTTGAGTTGGCTGAACGCGAGGTTCATAGAACAAGATGGCTACCAGAGTTCCATGAAACTGCTAAGATGTATCTCAATCATTTTAGGGATTGTCTAAATGTTTTCTATAAGTATAACCGCAATTTACTGAATGGATTTAAGATGTTCCAAGATATAGGAAAGTTAGAAATAATAACCTGTAGCGCAACACACGGCTATGCTCCGCTTATGGAGATTTACCCTAACGCTGTTAGAGCACAGTATCTAGTAGCAAAAAGAGACTATGAAAGAGTCTTCGGCAAATCACCTAGAGGTATTTGGAATGCTGAGTGTGCTTACTACCCAGGTCTTGAAGAGATACTAAAAGAAGCAGGTATTAGGTTCTTCTTTGTTGATACACACGGAGTACTATACGCAGACAAACGCCCAAAGTATGGCGTATTTGCACCAATGTACACAAGAAATGGTATAGCATTCTTTGGAAGAGACGTTGAGACATCTAAATCCGTCTGGAGCGCAAAGGAAGGATACCCTGGTGATGCTTGGTATAGAGAGTTCTATAGAGACCTTGGTTACGACGCTGACTATGACTACATAAGACCCTATATTCACGAGAGTGGGATTAGATTGATGACAGGCATAAAGTATTACAGAATAACAGGAGCTGATGTTCCTTTAGATAAGAAAGAACCTTATGACTATGGTAAAGCAATGGAGCGAGTTTGGGAACACGCAGGTAATTTCATATTTAATAGGCAAAAACAGATTGAATACCTATCTGGTATGATGGACAGAGAACCATTAGTTGTATCAATGTATGACGCAGAACTTTTCGGGCATTGGTGGTTTGAAGGTCCCCAGTTCATATACGCAGTCGCAAAAAAGTGTTGGGAGTCAAGAAACTGGGATACAACAGTTGAAATGATAACACCAGTAGAATACCTACAAAGATATCCTAAAAATCAGGTTGCAACTCCACCGATGTGTAGTTGGGGATACAAAGGTTATAATGAATTCTGGCTCTCTGGACCTAACGATTGGATATACCGACATCTACACAAAGCAGATGAAAAGATGATAGAGTTAGCGAACAAATTTAGAAATACAAACGATAAACTTATAGAAAGGGCACTCAATCAAATGGCAAGAGAATTATTACTTGCTCAATCATCTGACTGGGCTTTCATAATGCGAACAGGAACTACAGTTGAATACGCAGTAAAAAGAACGAAAGATCACATAAACAGACTATTCAGAATATATGATATGGTACAGTCAGGACATATAGATGTTGAATGGCTAAGATACATTGAATACCTTGATAACATCTTCCCAGAGATAGACTTTAGATACTACGCAGATAAATAA
- a CDS encoding TlpA family protein disulfide reductase, whose translation MTRLTGLFLFVIFLFSLNGMSFSKTEGSKSRKYPPFIFKSVALEGKSIDLSEYVGKKLIMVNFWASWCPPCRYETPDLINLQEEFKDKLLIVGVALDNTVEPVKVFAQRYKFNYPIVHDGSGEISYLYGGITSIPTTFIINYEGKIVERIIGARSFEVFKGYVEKYIRKN comes from the coding sequence ATGACTAGATTGACAGGATTGTTTTTATTTGTAATATTTTTGTTTTCGCTTAATGGTATGTCTTTTTCAAAGACAGAAGGTTCTAAAAGTAGAAAATATCCTCCATTTATATTCAAATCAGTTGCTTTGGAAGGTAAGAGTATAGACCTTTCTGAATATGTTGGAAAGAAACTGATAATGGTTAATTTCTGGGCTAGTTGGTGTCCTCCTTGTAGATATGAAACTCCAGATCTGATCAATCTACAAGAGGAGTTCAAAGATAAACTTTTGATAGTTGGTGTTGCTTTAGATAACACTGTTGAACCTGTTAAGGTATTCGCTCAAAGATATAAGTTTAACTATCCTATCGTTCATGACGGTTCAGGTGAAATATCCTATCTGTATGGAGGTATAACATCTATACCGACGACATTCATAATAAATTATGAAGGTAAAATAGTGGAAAGAATAATCGGGGCTAGAAGTTTTGAAGTATTCAAGGGATACGTGGAAAAGTATATAAGGAAAAATTAG
- a CDS encoding MoaD family protein, with product MKITIKIPAPLRVYVSNQREVHLEDSFQTLKDALIKLTDEYPKLKDRLFDESGSLRKFLTIFINNTNVRDFEGENTKLKDGDVVTILPAIAGGY from the coding sequence ATGAAGATAACTATAAAAATACCAGCTCCTTTAAGAGTATATGTTTCAAACCAAAGAGAAGTTCATTTAGAGGACTCTTTTCAAACTCTCAAGGACGCTTTAATAAAGCTTACAGATGAATATCCAAAACTAAAAGACAGATTGTTTGATGAGTCAGGCTCTCTCAGAAAATTTCTAACAATATTCATAAACAACACAAACGTTAGGGATTTTGAAGGAGAAAACACTAAATTAAAAGACGGAGATGTAGTAACTATACTGCCTGCTATTGCTGGTGGGTACTAG
- a CDS encoding heparan-alpha-glucosaminide N-acetyltransferase domain-containing protein encodes MSSQSTNLSRISTIDDKEQRFISIDILRALSIVLMVIIHSVIYTSSGGDYDQTLYFVVNSAIGVIPAPLFVFLMGMSLSIMAYRWKQLGLSESRITVSLIIRGFLIFTIGLVFAGAVWGIKFIFIWDILTLLGFSTILLTLIRNWNSIVLTILALIIVLVAPILRQLFGYPKFWEYDEYQPPIVLEEIIGGFLLNGYFPVLPWVSFAILGYVVGRFVLLNENENIRERNRRVLIIFGISFIVSGFLAFGVGSLLSEGFVKAYLMELEFYHLSFTMFLILLGICFILFWVLHIMLDLKKVEYRWFYPFRVYSLFSLTVYILHHIPIVLIPRIVGWIQFGDDYYYYKNIFSALEGLLIGLTLVVIFYQLLVLWNKFSGKFSFEWVIRSIYKYPVR; translated from the coding sequence ATGAGTAGTCAATCTACGAATTTATCTAGAATTTCTACCATAGATGATAAAGAACAAAGATTTATATCAATTGATATTCTAAGAGCATTATCCATAGTTCTTATGGTCATAATTCACTCTGTAATATATACATCTTCCGGAGGGGATTATGATCAAACTTTGTATTTTGTTGTTAATAGCGCTATTGGTGTGATACCTGCACCTCTATTTGTGTTTCTTATGGGTATGAGCTTATCTATTATGGCTTATAGATGGAAGCAACTAGGCTTAAGTGAATCTAGGATTACAGTATCACTCATTATTAGGGGTTTTTTAATATTCACTATTGGTTTAGTTTTTGCTGGTGCTGTTTGGGGTATTAAGTTCATATTTATATGGGACATACTTACATTACTGGGTTTCTCAACAATACTACTAACTTTAATTAGGAACTGGAATAGTATAGTTTTGACAATATTAGCATTAATAATTGTCCTAGTTGCACCAATACTTAGGCAACTTTTTGGTTATCCAAAGTTTTGGGAATATGACGAGTATCAACCACCTATTGTTTTGGAAGAGATAATAGGAGGTTTTTTACTCAACGGATACTTTCCTGTTTTACCTTGGGTTTCGTTTGCAATACTCGGATATGTTGTTGGTAGGTTTGTTCTTCTTAATGAGAATGAGAATATAAGAGAGAGAAACAGAAGGGTGCTTATAATTTTCGGGATATCCTTTATAGTCTCTGGCTTTTTGGCTTTTGGAGTTGGTAGCTTGTTGAGTGAAGGATTTGTAAAAGCATACCTGATGGAACTTGAGTTTTATCATTTGAGTTTTACGATGTTCCTCATACTACTTGGTATATGTTTCATACTTTTTTGGGTTTTGCATATAATGTTAGATCTTAAGAAGGTGGAATACAGATGGTTCTATCCGTTCAGAGTGTATAGTCTTTTCTCTCTTACTGTCTATATTTTGCATCATATACCGATAGTTTTGATACCTAGAATTGTAGGATGGATACAGTTTGGTGATGATTACTACTATTACAAGAATATTTTTTCAGCTCTTGAGGGATTGTTGATAGGACTTACACTGGTTGTTATCTTTTATCAACTTTTGGTATTATGGAATAAGTTCAGTGGTAAGTTTAGCTTTGAGTGGGTTATAAGAAGTATATACAAATATCCGGTTCGCTAA